The Balearica regulorum gibbericeps isolate bBalReg1 chromosome 5, bBalReg1.pri, whole genome shotgun sequence genome window below encodes:
- the LGALS3 gene encoding galectin-3 — MSDGFSLSDALSTGNNPNPSAPPPQGWPSWGNQPPAPGGFPAYPGPPGTYPGAPGAPGTYPGAYPGAPGPYPGGPSGPGPYPGAPGAFPGAPAGPGPYPAPGQPPSGPGFGPPPPQGGPAPPMKIPFELPLQAGLVPRMLITITGTVNPNPDRFSLDFKKGNDIAFHFNPRFKEDNRKVIVCNSMFQNNWGKEDRTAPRFPFEAGKPFKLQILCEVDHFKVAVNDAHLLQYSFREKKLNEITRLCIAGDITLTSVTPTMI; from the exons atgtcagACGGTTTCTCT TTATCCGACGCTTTGTCCACCGGCAATAACCCCaaccccagtgcccccccaccccaaggcTGGCCTTCCTGGGGGAACCAGCCGCCGGCTCCTGGGGGGTTCCCGGCATACCCCGGCCCTCCGGGGACCTATCCTGGAGCCCCAGGAGCACCAGGGACCTATCCTGGAGCATATCCTGGAGCACCGGGGCCGTATCCTGGAGGACCATCAGGACCGGGACCGTATCCGGGAGCACCTGGAGCATTCCCTGGAGcaccagcaggaccagggccgTACCCTGCCCCAGGACAACCGCCCAGTGGCCCTGGATTTGGGCCCCCTCCTCCGCAGGGGGGACCGGCTCCTCCCATG AAAATCCCCTTCGAGCTGCCCCTGCAGGCAGGACTCGTCCCTCGGATGCTCATAACCATCACGGGGACCGTCAACCCCAACCCAGACAG GTTTTCACTGGATTTCAAGAAAGGGAATGACATTGCCTTCCACTTTAATCCCCGCTTCAAGGAAGACAACAGGAAAGTCATCGTCTGCAATTCAATGTTCCAGAATAACTGGGGAAAGGAGGACAGGACGGCTCCCAGGTTTCCATTTGAAGCTGGAAAACCCTTCAAg CTCCAGATCCTTTGCGAGGTGGATCACTTCAAGGTAGCGGTCAACGACGCTCACTTGCTGCAGTACAGCTTCCGTGAGAAGAAGCTGAATGAGATCACCAGACTGTGCATTGCTGGGGACATCACCCTCACCAGCGTTACGCCGACCATGATTTAA